The Photobacterium sp. CCB-ST2H9 DNA segment CAGAGCGATACATATCCGGATGCTTCAGTCCTATGGTCAGTGCGCCGTGCCCGCCCATGCTGTGCCCGGAGATCGATTTCACAGCAGACACCGGGAAATGTGCTTCCACCATGCCCGGCAGTTCTTTGACCACGTAGTCATACATCCGGTAATGCGCGTTCCATGGCGCCTGGGTCGCATTCAGGTAAAAACCTGCGCCCTGCCCCAGATCGTAGTTTTCATCGTCTGCCACCCCTTCGCCGCGCGGGCTGGTATCCGGCATGATCAGTGCGATTCCCAGGGTTTCTGCCACCCGGAATGCCCCCGCTTTCTGGGAGAAGTTTTCATCGGTACAAGTCAGACCGGACAACCAGTACACCGAGGGCACAGGTTGTGCAGAGGATGCCGTCGATGGCAGAAAAATCGCAAACCGCATGGTGCAGTTCAGCGATGTAGATTCATGGGTATATTGTTTCAGCCAGCCGCCAAAAACTTTATTCTGACTGGCGAGTTCGAGGTTTTTCATGCCGCATTCCTGCCTTTCTTCACGGTTTTCTCGTTTTTTAAACATCAGAGGTCATCATTGAGCGATTTCTTCTGTCAGTATCTGATAGCGCAAACACCATGCGGCCTGAGGCTGCATGGTGCTTTTTCAATGATGGATCCGAGGCAACGCTTACTGATCCATGTGGATCACAGTGCGGATACTTTTGCCTTCGTGCATCAGCTCGAACGCTTCATTCACCGCTTCCAGCCCCATGGTGTGCGTAATGAACTCCTGCAAACCAAACTCACCGGCCAGATACTGCTCCACAATGCCCGGCAACTGAGAACGGCCTTTCACGCCACCAAAGGCAGAACCACGCCAGACGCGGCCGGTCACCAGCTGGAACGGACGGGTCGAAATTTCCTGCCCGGCACCCGCAACACCGATGATCACTGACTCACCCCAGCCTTTATGACAGCATTCCAGCGCCTGACGCATCACGTTGACGTTACCGATACATTCAAATGAGTAATCGACACCGCCGTCGGTCATTTCAACAATCACCTCCTGAATCGGCTTATCAAATTGCTGCGGATTAATCACATCCGTCGCACCCAGTTGCTGCGCCAGTTCGAACTTACTTTCATTGATATCAATACCAATAATCCGGCTGGCACCTGCCATGCGCGCACCAATGATGGCCGA contains these protein-coding regions:
- the fghA gene encoding S-formylglutathione hydrolase, which produces MKNLELASQNKVFGGWLKQYTHESTSLNCTMRFAIFLPSTASSAQPVPSVYWLSGLTCTDENFSQKAGAFRVAETLGIALIMPDTSPRGEGVADDENYDLGQGAGFYLNATQAPWNAHYRMYDYVVKELPGMVEAHFPVSAVKSISGHSMGGHGALTIGLKHPDMYRSVSAFSPISHPMNCPWGQKAFAAYLGNNKDDWRLYDACELLKLGKAELPMLVDQGDADNFLNEQLKPEALKAAAALHDSPLELRMQAGYDHSYYFIASFIEDHLHFHARYLFAEQR